One region of Rhodocaloribacter litoris genomic DNA includes:
- a CDS encoding ComEA family DNA-binding protein, producing MNWLYRLQHRIGLTRQECTALLFVVLVLLSGLVVRHVYSRMTLPAPATDTDRQFAERARSFRNVPEQRAGHAASPAGATPSVPGEPAVPARVNLNTATAPELERLPRIGPKLAARIVAYREAHGPFRRVADLVHVRGIGPKTLADLEPLLFVEHRP from the coding sequence ATGAACTGGTTGTACCGCCTCCAGCATCGTATCGGCCTGACCCGCCAGGAGTGCACCGCCCTGCTTTTCGTTGTCCTGGTCCTGCTCTCCGGCCTTGTGGTGCGCCACGTCTACAGCCGGATGACCCTCCCGGCCCCGGCCACGGATACCGACCGGCAGTTCGCGGAACGGGCCCGGTCCTTCCGCAACGTCCCGGAGCAACGTGCCGGCCATGCGGCGTCCCCGGCGGGTGCGACACCGTCCGTACCCGGTGAACCGGCGGTACCCGCCCGGGTGAACCTCAACACCGCCACGGCCCCGGAGCTGGAGCGCCTGCCCCGCATCGGTCCGAAGCTGGCCGCCCGCATCGTTGCCTACCGGGAAGCACACGGCCCCTTCCGGCGCGTCGCCGACCTGGTACACGTACGCGGCATTGGCCCGAAGACGCTCGCCGATCTGGAACCCCTCCTCTTCGTCGAGCACCGGCCATGA
- a CDS encoding hydantoinase/oxoprolinase family protein gives MTSTGTPARQLVGIDVGGTFTDFVWWVDGRLIVHKIPTTPADQSRAVVAGLEALGVAPGAPVVHGTTVATNALLERRGARTALVTTEGFADVLAIGRQDRPHLYRLSQERPPPLVPAAWRFEVPERLDHHGRVLIPLDEAAVERLAARLREEAVESVAVVLLFSFRAPAHERRIGTLLRERCPGLAVSLSSDILPEYREYERTATTVASAYVQPLVARYLTRLGRALGTRSLRVMQSNGGTIGAGQAAAQAARLVLSGPAGGVVGAMAVAARAMQTATPHLITFDMGGTSTDVALCPGAVPHTAESVIDGVPLRLPAVDIHTVGAGGGSIARVDAGGVLRVGPESAGADPGPVCYGRGGTAPTVTDANLVLGRLHPGQFLAAGEDPAAGEASGRTSAPPASPARPLRLDPDAAHAALARLGERLGRSAEAAALGVLRVANATMERALRRVSVERGHDPAAHVLVPFGGAGPLHACDLAAALGIRRVLVPPNPGVLSALGLLLADVVYDASQAVLRDAAALVADPSPLRDAVEALRADVCAVLEPAGTGRRDAPGVVLSAGLDLRYAGQSYELEVPLALPVTGDHVSQAVSAFHEAHARRYGHARPEAPVEVVTLRVRGTVPGLPLDLPQEPPAGTDAGVARLGTHPVWFGDNGPTPTPGYDRARLRHGHRFEGPAIVFQYDTTVVVPPGWAARVDAWRNLWVERQERRP, from the coding sequence ATGACCAGCACAGGGACGCCGGCCCGCCAGCTCGTGGGCATCGATGTAGGCGGCACGTTCACCGACTTCGTGTGGTGGGTCGATGGACGGCTGATCGTGCACAAGATCCCGACGACGCCGGCGGACCAGAGCCGCGCCGTGGTGGCGGGGCTCGAGGCGCTCGGGGTGGCACCCGGTGCCCCGGTCGTCCACGGCACGACGGTGGCCACGAACGCCCTCCTGGAACGACGCGGCGCACGGACGGCGCTCGTCACCACCGAGGGGTTTGCCGACGTGCTGGCCATCGGCCGGCAGGACCGCCCGCACCTCTATCGCCTCAGCCAGGAGCGGCCGCCCCCGCTGGTGCCTGCCGCCTGGCGCTTCGAAGTGCCCGAACGCCTCGACCACCACGGCCGCGTGCTGATCCCCCTCGATGAGGCCGCCGTCGAGCGGCTGGCCGCCCGGCTTCGCGAGGAGGCAGTCGAGAGTGTGGCCGTCGTCTTGCTCTTTTCCTTCCGCGCACCGGCACACGAACGTCGCATCGGCACGTTGCTGCGCGAGCGGTGTCCCGGCCTGGCCGTCTCGCTCAGCAGCGACATCCTGCCCGAGTACCGGGAGTATGAGCGTACGGCGACGACGGTCGCGAGCGCCTATGTGCAGCCGCTGGTGGCCCGCTACCTGACGCGCCTCGGCCGGGCGCTCGGCACGCGCTCCCTCCGTGTCATGCAGTCGAACGGGGGCACCATCGGAGCCGGGCAGGCGGCGGCCCAGGCCGCCCGGCTCGTGCTCAGCGGGCCGGCGGGCGGCGTCGTCGGGGCGATGGCCGTGGCCGCGCGGGCGATGCAGACGGCCACGCCGCACCTCATCACGTTCGACATGGGGGGGACGAGCACCGACGTGGCCCTGTGCCCCGGGGCCGTCCCGCATACCGCCGAGAGCGTCATCGACGGAGTGCCCCTGCGCCTGCCGGCCGTGGACATCCACACCGTCGGCGCCGGGGGCGGCAGCATCGCCCGCGTGGATGCCGGCGGGGTGCTCCGGGTGGGACCGGAGAGCGCCGGCGCCGACCCCGGACCGGTCTGCTACGGGCGCGGCGGTACGGCGCCGACCGTCACCGATGCCAACCTGGTGCTGGGGCGCCTCCACCCCGGGCAGTTCCTCGCGGCTGGAGAGGATCCCGCCGCGGGCGAAGCCTCCGGACGGACCTCCGCGCCGCCCGCCTCCCCGGCGCGTCCCCTCCGGCTCGACCCCGACGCCGCGCATGCCGCCCTGGCTCGCCTCGGAGAGCGCCTCGGGCGTTCCGCCGAAGCCGCCGCCCTCGGGGTGCTCCGCGTGGCCAACGCGACGATGGAGCGGGCCCTCCGCCGCGTCTCGGTCGAACGCGGGCACGACCCGGCCGCACACGTACTCGTACCTTTCGGCGGGGCCGGCCCGCTCCACGCCTGCGATCTGGCCGCCGCGCTCGGCATCCGCCGCGTGCTCGTGCCGCCCAACCCCGGCGTGCTCAGCGCCCTCGGCCTGCTCCTGGCCGACGTCGTCTACGATGCCTCGCAGGCCGTGCTCCGGGATGCCGCCGCCCTCGTCGCCGATCCGTCGCCGCTCCGGGACGCCGTCGAGGCGCTGCGTGCCGACGTGTGTGCCGTACTCGAGCCCGCCGGCACCGGCCGCCGGGACGCCCCCGGTGTGGTGCTCTCGGCCGGGCTCGACCTGCGCTACGCCGGGCAGAGCTACGAGCTCGAGGTCCCGCTGGCGCTGCCCGTCACCGGCGACCATGTGAGCCAGGCCGTGTCGGCCTTCCACGAAGCGCACGCGCGGCGCTACGGTCACGCCCGACCGGAGGCTCCCGTCGAGGTGGTCACGCTCCGGGTGCGCGGTACGGTGCCCGGCCTGCCCCTCGACCTGCCGCAGGAACCGCCTGCCGGTACCGATGCCGGCGTGGCCCGCCTCGGCACGCACCCCGTCTGGTTCGGCGACAACGGTCCCACCCCCACACCCGGCTACGACCGGGCCCGCCTCCGGCACGGCCACCGCTTCGAAGGTCCCGCCATCGTCTTCCAGTACGATACCACCGTGGTCGTTCCTCCCGGCTGGGCGGCCCGCGTCGATGCATGGCGTAACCTGTGGGTGGAACGCCAGGAGCGCAGGCCGTAG
- a CDS encoding class I SAM-dependent methyltransferase, with amino-acid sequence MTPPNWRQNLLRKGGGFWKNGYWYDLHVERRMPLVVPMLEEMLAALPPLDEHTSVCDLACGTGNAAFAVVSAYPMVRVTLIDEDPEMLALARAKLGDLRVDAEAFQVTVATDGEPLPGGPYDVIVASLALHAIVGPQVEGAEAETRYELLFQGLRDSLVPGGHLIVADHVGTLGLFRQMKAMERAGFADVDCAWRQDDFFVCGGRIPA; translated from the coding sequence ATGACTCCTCCCAACTGGCGCCAGAACCTGTTGCGCAAAGGCGGCGGTTTCTGGAAGAACGGCTACTGGTACGACCTGCACGTCGAGCGCCGGATGCCGCTGGTGGTGCCCATGCTCGAAGAGATGCTGGCGGCCCTGCCGCCGCTCGACGAGCACACGAGCGTCTGCGACCTGGCCTGCGGTACGGGCAATGCGGCCTTCGCGGTGGTTTCGGCGTATCCGATGGTGCGCGTCACCCTGATCGACGAGGATCCGGAGATGCTGGCCCTGGCGCGTGCCAAGCTGGGGGACCTGCGGGTCGATGCGGAAGCCTTTCAGGTCACCGTGGCGACGGATGGCGAGCCGCTGCCGGGAGGACCCTACGACGTGATCGTGGCCTCGCTGGCGCTGCACGCCATCGTGGGGCCTCAGGTGGAAGGGGCCGAGGCGGAGACCCGATACGAACTGCTCTTCCAGGGCCTGCGGGACAGCCTCGTACCCGGCGGTCACCTCATCGTGGCCGACCACGTCGGGACGCTCGGCCTGTTCCGGCAGATGAAGGCGATGGAACGGGCCGGCTTCGCCGACGTGGACTGCGCCTGGCGGCAGGACGACTTCTTCGTCTGCGGCGGCCGCATTCCGGCCTGA
- the lexA gene encoding transcriptional repressor LexA — protein sequence MSRKHLTAKQRDFLLFLRDFIAERGVWPTYREIVEHFGYRSPNSVTQNLQALHKKGYLRRDANGFRLVEERLPQQEAHGIPIRGIISAGRLQEAVEEHLGTITLETLFPNLDRIYAIRVAGQSMQGADIHDGDYVLLIDDDIPNGGIGAVLYNGETSLKRIYYDENGLRLEPANEEYEDIYIRPDVFEEVRILGRYVGHVNRNGIFKRTTGRA from the coding sequence ATGAGCCGGAAACACCTGACCGCCAAACAGCGCGACTTTCTGCTTTTTCTGAGGGACTTCATCGCGGAGCGGGGCGTCTGGCCGACCTACCGCGAGATCGTCGAGCATTTCGGGTACCGTTCCCCCAACAGCGTGACGCAGAACCTGCAGGCCCTGCACAAGAAAGGGTATCTCCGGCGGGATGCGAACGGGTTCCGGCTGGTGGAAGAGAGGCTGCCGCAGCAGGAAGCGCACGGCATCCCCATCCGGGGCATCATTTCGGCGGGGCGGTTGCAGGAAGCCGTCGAAGAGCACCTGGGCACCATCACGCTCGAGACCCTCTTTCCCAACCTGGATCGCATCTATGCCATCCGCGTCGCCGGGCAGTCGATGCAGGGCGCCGACATCCACGACGGCGACTACGTGCTGCTGATCGACGACGACATTCCCAACGGCGGCATCGGCGCGGTGCTGTACAACGGCGAGACCTCGCTCAAGCGCATCTATTACGACGAAAACGGGCTGCGTCTCGAACCGGCCAACGAGGAGTATGAGGACATCTACATCCGGCCGGACGTGTTCGAGGAGGTGCGCATCCTGGGGCGGTACGTAGGGCATGTGAACCGCAACGGCATCTTCAAACGCACGACGGGCCGGGCCTGA
- the recO gene encoding DNA repair protein RecO: MIIRTDAVVLRGMDYGETSRIVTLLTREKGKVAVLARGARLPRSRFGSTLQPMSYVQAVFYYKPTRGLQTLTESAHLQRFPGIGQDMEKITVGLRMMELTAALLQEEQPLPAVLSLVLQTLACLEHAGERVANVWPYFQLRLAGMLGFAPAVERSAVEALPETGGMLALDTGTILPPEQAPGGMRASRAALRAFAVFARAELDDVMRMRLRPEVQRDVDHLIEAYLKYHVEEAYPHRSERVIGQLFDRRRHTGS, encoded by the coding sequence ATGATCATCCGAACCGATGCGGTGGTGCTGCGGGGCATGGATTACGGCGAGACGAGCCGGATCGTCACGTTGCTCACGCGGGAGAAGGGCAAGGTCGCCGTGCTGGCCCGGGGCGCCCGCCTGCCCCGGAGTCGCTTCGGGTCGACGTTGCAGCCGATGTCCTACGTGCAGGCCGTCTTCTACTACAAGCCGACGCGAGGGCTGCAGACCCTCACCGAGAGCGCCCATCTCCAGCGCTTCCCCGGGATCGGGCAGGACATGGAGAAGATCACGGTCGGGCTTCGGATGATGGAGCTGACGGCGGCACTGCTGCAGGAAGAACAACCCCTGCCGGCCGTGTTGTCGCTGGTGCTTCAGACGCTGGCCTGCCTGGAGCACGCGGGGGAACGGGTCGCCAACGTATGGCCGTATTTTCAGCTCCGGCTGGCCGGGATGCTGGGCTTCGCCCCGGCGGTGGAACGGTCGGCGGTGGAAGCCCTGCCGGAGACGGGGGGGATGCTTGCCCTCGATACGGGCACGATCCTGCCGCCGGAGCAGGCGCCGGGCGGGATGCGGGCCTCCCGGGCTGCCCTCCGGGCCTTCGCCGTCTTCGCCCGCGCCGAACTCGACGACGTCATGCGGATGCGGCTGCGCCCCGAGGTGCAGCGCGACGTCGATCACCTCATCGAAGCCTATCTCAAGTACCACGTCGAAGAAGCCTATCCGCACCGGAGCGAACGGGTGATCGGGCAACTCTTCGACCGGCGGCGCCATACGGGCTCGTGA